The proteins below are encoded in one region of Gemmatimonadota bacterium:
- a CDS encoding NAD(P)-dependent oxidoreductase, protein MKKVLLLGASGLIAPHITPALERDYDLRLADIKDHPDGKPVLNVDVRDYGQVREAMEGVDAVMNFTVLRHDDTLSFQVNTIGAWNVMKAAADAGIRKVIHTGPAQTLLAYVHDTDIPVDAPDAPSSDYYFITKHLSNEIVRSFARHHEIHTVCFLFQGLAPRPTEHTGKNSTREFLIIHDDLAVACLQGLELPSVPGYYQAFNLHSHYGPGKYSLEKAERILGYAPQEEWWQWQRRPAG, encoded by the coding sequence ATGAAGAAAGTCCTGCTGCTCGGCGCTTCCGGGCTCATCGCGCCGCACATTACCCCCGCGCTCGAGCGGGATTACGACCTGCGGCTGGCCGACATCAAGGACCACCCGGACGGCAAGCCCGTCCTCAACGTGGACGTGCGGGACTACGGCCAGGTCCGCGAGGCCATGGAGGGCGTGGACGCGGTCATGAACTTCACGGTCCTGCGCCACGACGACACGCTGAGCTTCCAGGTCAATACCATTGGGGCCTGGAACGTGATGAAGGCGGCTGCCGACGCCGGGATCCGGAAAGTGATCCACACCGGCCCGGCCCAGACGCTCCTGGCCTACGTGCACGACACCGACATCCCTGTCGACGCGCCCGACGCCCCGTCTTCCGACTACTACTTCATCACCAAGCACCTGAGCAACGAGATCGTCCGCAGCTTCGCTCGGCACCACGAGATTCACACGGTCTGCTTCCTGTTCCAGGGCCTGGCGCCCCGGCCGACGGAGCATACGGGCAAGAATTCAACACGAGAATTCCTCATCATCCACGACGATCTCGCCGTGGCCTGCCTCCAGGGCCTCGAACTCCCCTCGGTGCCCGGCTACTACCAGGCCTTCAACCTGCACAGCCATTACGGACCGGGCAAATACAGCCTGGAGAAGGCCGAACGCATCCTGGGATACGCGCCGCAGGAGGAGTGGTGGCAGTGGCAGCGGAGGCCGGCGGGGTAG
- a CDS encoding lactonase family protein translates to MSSNARTIRVFVGTYTQTTSKGIYVYDVDTATGVMEYVSHVGGITNPSFLCLTPDARFLYAVGETGDPHGGVFAYAVDGSGTLTTLNSQSSGGAGPCSIDVHRSGKAVLAANYGGGSVSSFPVNDDGSLGEAASVIQHTGSSVDQSRQQEPHAHMIRHDLDYNFVFSPDLGTDKVMIYRLDPDTAVLTPHGEASVPPGSGPRHLEFHPNRKFAYVINEMGNTITAFAYDGSAGTLTALETVTTLPDGYDEVSHTADIHITDDGRYLYGSNRGHDSLAMYAVDGESGRLSLLGIVPTGGENPRNFGIDPTNSFVLVGNQSSD, encoded by the coding sequence ATGTCCAGCAACGCCCGGACCATTCGCGTATTTGTCGGCACCTACACCCAGACTACCAGCAAGGGCATCTATGTCTATGACGTAGATACCGCCACCGGCGTCATGGAATACGTCAGCCATGTGGGCGGCATCACGAACCCGTCCTTCCTGTGCCTGACCCCCGACGCCCGCTTCCTCTACGCCGTCGGCGAGACGGGGGATCCCCACGGCGGCGTCTTCGCCTATGCCGTGGACGGGTCCGGCACGCTCACAACCCTGAACAGCCAGTCGTCCGGCGGCGCCGGGCCTTGCTCCATCGACGTGCACCGAAGCGGCAAGGCCGTGCTCGCGGCCAACTACGGCGGCGGGTCCGTTTCCTCCTTTCCCGTGAACGACGACGGCTCCCTGGGCGAGGCGGCGTCGGTCATCCAGCACACGGGCTCGAGCGTCGACCAGAGCCGGCAGCAGGAACCCCACGCCCACATGATCCGCCACGACCTGGACTACAACTTCGTCTTCTCGCCGGATCTCGGCACCGACAAGGTGATGATCTACCGCCTCGATCCGGACACGGCCGTGCTGACGCCCCACGGGGAGGCGTCGGTGCCGCCCGGGTCCGGGCCCCGGCACCTCGAATTCCACCCCAACCGGAAGTTCGCCTACGTCATCAACGAGATGGGCAACACGATCACGGCCTTTGCCTACGACGGGTCGGCCGGCACACTCACCGCATTGGAGACGGTGACGACGCTGCCCGACGGTTACGACGAGGTGAGCCATACGGCGGACATCCATATCACGGACGACGGCCGGTACCTCTACGGCTCCAACCGGGGCCACGACAGCCTCGCCATGTACGCCGTGGACGGAGAATCGGGCCGCCTGTCGCTGCTCGGTATCGTACCCACGGGCGGCGAAAATCCGAGAAACTTCGGGATCGATCCGACCAACAGTTTCGTGCTCGTCGGCAACCAGAGCTCCGATA